A single region of the Paraburkholderia sp. SOS3 genome encodes:
- a CDS encoding S9 family peptidase: protein MQQLHHLTMLPAHMKTVPAIKPYGAWKSPVTTHLIVGDTIRLGQPAIARDAIYWTEGRPQEQGRNALVRYAGGAASDLLPAPVSVRSQVHEYGGGAYAVGSGGVYFSNAADQRLYALDADGIGMPRALNGAEAGAQGLRFADLIEDSRHRRLIAVCEDHRGHAHEPVNFLAAIDLDSGSLTRIADTHDFFSSPCLSPDGSRLAWLAWSHPDMPWDATELWLADIGGDGRIGTPRRIAAGVTESLFQPAWSPAGQLHVVSDRSGWWNLYRLDGDEMIPLHPIAAEFGKPQWLFGMTTYGFDANGRILCIYEQDTDSRLAILDPAARVFEPVDMPFCMMRDLHVHGDKAVFIAATPASSEAVVEFDLTARTHRVLRSSSRTDVDPAYTSIAQPISYPSTGGRTAHALYYPPFNADHAGPADERPPLLVVAHGGPTSSSDRSFKWNVQFWTSRGFAVVDVNYSGSSGYGRAYRQQLSGRWGVDDVDDAVAAATYLVDQGLVDKERLAVRGASAGGYLTLCALTFRDCFKAGASHYGIGDLEALLRGTHKFESRYLFRLIGPYPEQKALYRERSPINHADRLSCAMILFQGGEDKVVPLDQAEAMYRSVREKGLPVASIVFPEEQHGFRVADNIRRCLEAELYFYGKIFGFEIADAIEPIEIDNL from the coding sequence ATGCAGCAGCTCCACCACCTGACGATGCTACCCGCACACATGAAAACCGTTCCTGCAATCAAACCGTATGGCGCGTGGAAGTCTCCCGTTACGACGCACCTGATCGTCGGCGACACGATCCGTCTGGGCCAGCCCGCGATCGCGCGCGACGCTATCTATTGGACCGAAGGCCGGCCGCAGGAACAAGGACGCAATGCACTGGTCCGTTACGCAGGCGGTGCTGCGTCCGATCTGCTGCCGGCGCCTGTCAGCGTGCGCTCGCAAGTGCATGAATACGGCGGTGGTGCGTATGCGGTCGGAAGTGGCGGCGTGTACTTCAGCAATGCGGCCGATCAACGCCTCTATGCGCTCGACGCCGATGGCATCGGCATGCCGCGCGCATTGAACGGGGCCGAAGCCGGAGCGCAAGGACTGCGCTTCGCCGATCTGATCGAAGACAGCCGACATCGACGGCTAATTGCCGTATGCGAAGACCATCGCGGGCACGCTCACGAACCGGTCAACTTTCTCGCTGCGATCGATCTCGACTCCGGTTCACTCACGCGCATTGCCGACACACACGACTTCTTCTCATCGCCGTGTCTAAGTCCCGATGGAAGCCGTCTTGCGTGGCTCGCATGGAGTCATCCCGACATGCCGTGGGACGCCACGGAACTCTGGCTCGCCGATATCGGCGGCGATGGCCGCATTGGCACGCCGCGCCGCATCGCGGCGGGAGTGACGGAGTCGCTGTTTCAACCTGCGTGGTCGCCCGCGGGGCAGCTTCATGTCGTGTCCGACCGCAGCGGCTGGTGGAACCTCTATCGTCTCGACGGCGACGAAATGATTCCGCTGCATCCGATCGCAGCGGAATTCGGCAAGCCGCAATGGCTGTTCGGCATGACGACCTACGGCTTCGATGCGAATGGGCGGATTCTCTGCATCTATGAGCAGGACACCGACTCGCGCCTTGCCATACTCGATCCCGCCGCGAGAGTCTTCGAGCCGGTCGACATGCCGTTCTGCATGATGCGCGACCTTCACGTGCATGGCGACAAGGCAGTTTTCATCGCTGCCACGCCGGCATCGTCCGAGGCGGTCGTCGAGTTCGACCTGACGGCCCGCACGCATCGCGTACTGCGCAGCTCGAGCCGGACCGACGTGGATCCCGCCTATACGTCGATCGCGCAGCCAATCAGTTATCCGTCGACGGGTGGCAGGACCGCGCATGCGCTGTACTATCCGCCATTCAATGCGGACCATGCGGGCCCCGCCGATGAACGCCCCCCACTGCTCGTGGTAGCGCATGGCGGTCCGACGAGTTCGTCGGACCGATCGTTCAAATGGAACGTTCAATTCTGGACCAGCCGCGGCTTCGCGGTGGTCGATGTCAACTACAGCGGCAGCAGCGGCTACGGCCGTGCTTACCGCCAGCAATTGAGCGGGCGCTGGGGCGTCGACGACGTGGACGATGCGGTCGCCGCGGCGACCTATCTGGTCGACCAGGGTCTTGTCGACAAAGAACGCCTTGCCGTGCGAGGCGCCAGCGCCGGCGGGTATCTGACGCTTTGCGCGCTGACCTTCCGCGACTGCTTCAAGGCGGGCGCAAGCCACTATGGGATCGGCGATCTGGAAGCATTGCTGCGAGGCACGCATAAATTCGAATCGCGCTACCTGTTCCGGCTGATCGGGCCGTATCCGGAACAGAAGGCGCTGTATCGCGAGCGCTCGCCGATCAATCATGCCGACCGGCTGTCGTGCGCGATGATCCTTTTCCAGGGTGGCGAAGATAAGGTCGTGCCGCTCGACCAGGCCGAAGCGATGTACCGTTCGGTGCGCGAGAAGGGTTTGCCAGTCGCATCGATCGTGTTTCCCGAGGAGCAACACGGCTTTCGCGTTGCCGACAATATCCGGCGTTGCCTCGAAGCCGAACTGTACTTCTACGGAAAGATCTTCGGCTTTGAGATTGCCGACGCGATCGAGCCGATTGAGATCGACAATCTTTGA
- a CDS encoding copper-binding protein — MKKSSILFISLAAAATSSAAFADDMTGMKMSAGAMSHAPAAGNDAMTDAVVKHVDTASGMVTLKHGALANVGMPAMTMAFKAKEPAMARSVKQGDNVKVRVENVDGTLTIVKMARQ, encoded by the coding sequence ATGAAGAAGTCGAGTATCTTGTTCATTTCGCTCGCTGCTGCCGCAACCAGCAGCGCCGCGTTTGCCGACGACATGACAGGCATGAAGATGAGCGCGGGCGCCATGAGCCATGCGCCGGCGGCCGGCAACGACGCGATGACCGATGCCGTCGTCAAACATGTCGATACGGCGAGCGGTATGGTGACGCTCAAGCACGGAGCGCTCGCCAATGTCGGCATGCCGGCCATGACGATGGCCTTCAAGGCGAAAGAGCCGGCGATGGCGAGGAGCGTCAAGCAAGGCGACAACGTGAAGGTGCGCGTCGAAAACGTGGACGGCACGCTCACCATCGTGAAGATGGCGAGGCAGTAA
- a CDS encoding efflux RND transporter permease subunit encodes MIARIIRWSIQNRFLVLLATVLVVAWGVYSLRETPLDALPDLSDTQVIIKASYPGKAPQVIEDQVTYPLTTTLLGVPGAKTIRAYSSFGDAFVYVLFDDKTDQYWARSRVLEYLNQVQSRLPPGATVSLGPDATGVGWVYEYALVDRTGHHDLGQLRALNDWFLKFELKAVPDVSEVASIGGMVQQYQVVLDPDRLRAYNITEQQVADALKKANQESGGSVVELAESEYMVRSSGYLHSLDDFRNVVLRTNDAGTPVLLGDVARIQIGPEIRRGIAELNGQGEVTGGVIVMRSGKNALTTIEGVKAKLADLKRSLPPGVEIVTTYDRSQLIERAVDNLTDKLIEEFIIVGLVCAVFLFHLRSAFVAILSLPLGVLAAFIVMRYQGVNANLMSLGGIAIAIGAMIDAAIVMIENAHKHLEAYEHEHPDEPITTAQRWEVIATAAAEVGPALFFSLLIITLSFIPVFSLEGQEGKLFSPLAFTKTYTIAAAAGLSVTLVPVLMGYLIRGRIPRETSNPINRLLVKLYRPLLNGTLRRPWFVIGLAAVALALTVIPLSHLGGEFMPPLDEGDLLYMPTALPGISADKASELLQQTDRLIKTVPEVKTVFGKSGRADTATDPAPLEMFETTIQFKPRSEWRPGMTPQKLVDELDRTVKVPGLSNVWVPPIRNRLDMLSTGIKTPVGVKVSGPDLTKIDEVAAQVESAVKGVPGVTSALAERLNGGHYIDVDIDRQAAARYGLSVGDIQDVVSTAVGGDNVGEVIAGRERFPINIRYPRGVRDSVDKLRELPVVTDRGAQIALGDVAHIAIDDGPPMIRSENARLSGYVYIDIHNVDLETAVKAMQQAVARKVTLPPGYSIEWSGQFEYLERAAAKLRMVIPVTLVVIFLMLFLTFNSAADALLLMSTVPFALVGGFWLIWMLGHAVSVATAVGFIALTGVAAEFGVVMLLYLKEALNRRLKAGEPLNEATLTDAIREGAVLRVRPKAMTVAVVLAGLIPIMIGHGAGSEVMQRIAAPMVGGMITAPLLSMFVIPAAWLLLQRRRLPRNREAPKSFAVASGARVPSSPIGTSVPSSHSGETS; translated from the coding sequence ATGATCGCGCGCATCATTCGATGGTCGATTCAGAACCGCTTTCTCGTCTTGCTCGCCACCGTGCTCGTCGTGGCATGGGGTGTGTATTCGCTGCGTGAAACACCGCTCGATGCACTGCCCGATCTGTCGGATACGCAGGTGATCATCAAGGCGTCGTATCCGGGCAAGGCGCCACAGGTGATCGAAGACCAGGTCACCTATCCGCTCACCACCACGCTGCTCGGTGTACCGGGCGCAAAGACGATCCGCGCTTACTCGTCGTTCGGCGACGCCTTCGTCTATGTGCTGTTCGACGACAAGACCGACCAGTACTGGGCGCGTTCGCGTGTGCTCGAGTATCTGAACCAGGTGCAAAGCCGTCTGCCGCCGGGCGCGACCGTCTCGCTCGGGCCGGACGCGACCGGTGTGGGCTGGGTGTACGAGTACGCGCTCGTCGATCGCACCGGCCACCACGACCTCGGTCAACTCCGCGCGCTCAACGACTGGTTCCTGAAGTTCGAACTGAAGGCGGTCCCGGATGTGTCGGAAGTGGCGAGCATCGGTGGCATGGTGCAGCAGTATCAGGTCGTGCTCGATCCGGACAGGCTGCGTGCCTACAACATCACGGAGCAGCAGGTGGCCGACGCCTTGAAGAAGGCGAACCAGGAGTCGGGCGGCTCGGTCGTCGAACTCGCGGAGTCGGAATACATGGTGCGCTCGTCGGGCTATCTGCACTCGCTCGATGACTTCCGCAACGTCGTGCTGCGCACCAACGACGCCGGCACGCCGGTACTGCTCGGCGATGTCGCGCGCATCCAGATCGGCCCCGAAATTCGCCGCGGCATCGCGGAACTGAACGGCCAGGGCGAAGTGACCGGCGGCGTGATCGTGATGCGGTCCGGCAAGAACGCGCTGACCACAATCGAAGGCGTGAAGGCGAAACTCGCGGACCTCAAGCGCTCGCTGCCGCCCGGCGTCGAAATCGTCACGACGTACGACCGCTCACAGCTGATCGAACGCGCGGTGGACAACCTGACGGACAAGCTGATCGAGGAATTCATCATCGTGGGACTCGTCTGCGCGGTCTTTCTGTTCCACCTGCGCAGCGCGTTTGTCGCGATTCTCTCGTTGCCGCTCGGCGTGCTCGCTGCCTTTATCGTGATGCGCTATCAGGGCGTGAACGCGAACCTGATGTCGCTGGGCGGCATTGCCATTGCAATCGGCGCGATGATCGATGCGGCAATCGTGATGATCGAGAACGCGCACAAGCACCTGGAGGCCTATGAGCATGAACACCCGGACGAACCCATCACAACGGCGCAACGCTGGGAGGTGATTGCGACCGCGGCGGCGGAAGTCGGTCCCGCGCTGTTCTTCTCGCTTCTGATCATCACACTCTCGTTTATCCCGGTGTTTTCGCTGGAAGGGCAGGAAGGCAAGCTGTTTTCGCCGCTTGCGTTCACCAAGACCTATACGATTGCCGCTGCCGCGGGCCTGTCGGTCACACTCGTGCCGGTGCTGATGGGTTATCTGATCCGCGGGCGCATTCCGCGCGAAACCAGCAATCCGATCAACCGTTTGCTGGTGAAGCTGTATCGGCCGCTGCTCAACGGCACGTTGCGACGGCCGTGGTTCGTGATCGGGCTCGCAGCCGTCGCGCTCGCACTAACGGTTATTCCGCTATCGCATCTGGGTGGCGAGTTCATGCCGCCGCTCGACGAAGGCGACCTGCTCTATATGCCGACCGCTCTGCCTGGAATTTCGGCCGACAAGGCGTCCGAGCTGCTGCAGCAGACAGACCGGCTGATCAAGACCGTGCCCGAAGTGAAAACGGTATTCGGCAAATCGGGCCGCGCCGATACGGCCACCGATCCGGCGCCGCTCGAAATGTTCGAGACGACGATCCAGTTCAAGCCGCGCAGCGAGTGGCGGCCGGGTATGACGCCGCAGAAGCTCGTCGACGAACTGGACCGGACCGTGAAGGTGCCGGGGCTCTCGAATGTCTGGGTGCCGCCGATCCGCAACCGGCTCGACATGCTGTCGACCGGTATCAAGACACCGGTGGGCGTCAAGGTTTCCGGGCCGGATCTGACGAAGATCGATGAGGTTGCCGCGCAGGTCGAAAGCGCGGTGAAGGGCGTACCGGGCGTCACGTCGGCGCTCGCGGAACGACTGAACGGCGGACACTACATCGACGTCGATATCGACCGGCAGGCAGCGGCGCGCTACGGGCTTTCGGTCGGCGATATCCAGGACGTCGTGTCGACGGCGGTCGGCGGCGATAACGTCGGCGAAGTGATTGCGGGCCGCGAGCGTTTCCCGATCAATATCCGCTATCCGCGAGGCGTGCGCGACTCGGTCGACAAACTGCGCGAGTTGCCGGTCGTCACCGATCGTGGCGCGCAGATTGCGCTTGGCGATGTCGCCCATATCGCGATCGACGATGGTCCACCGATGATTCGCAGCGAAAACGCGCGACTGTCCGGGTACGTCTACATCGATATCCACAATGTCGACCTCGAAACTGCGGTGAAGGCGATGCAGCAGGCCGTTGCGCGGAAGGTCACGCTGCCGCCCGGATATTCGATCGAGTGGTCCGGACAGTTCGAATATCTCGAGCGCGCAGCGGCGAAACTGCGGATGGTGATTCCGGTCACGCTGGTCGTGATCTTCTTGATGCTGTTCCTCACGTTCAACTCGGCCGCCGACGCGCTGCTACTGATGTCGACCGTGCCGTTCGCGCTGGTCGGCGGATTCTGGCTGATCTGGATGCTCGGCCACGCAGTGTCAGTGGCGACCGCGGTGGGGTTTATCGCGCTGACGGGCGTGGCCGCGGAATTCGGCGTGGTCATGCTGCTGTACCTGAAGGAAGCGCTGAACCGTCGCCTGAAAGCAGGCGAACCGCTGAACGAAGCGACACTGACCGATGCGATCCGCGAAGGCGCCGTGCTGCGCGTACGACCCAAAGCGATGACTGTCGCAGTCGTGCTCGCAGGCCTCATTCCGATCATGATCGGACACGGCGCGGGCTCCGAAGTCATGCAGCGGATTGCCGCGCCGATGGTCGGCGGGATGATTACCGCGCCGCTGCTGTCGATGTTCGTGATTCCCGCCGCCTGGTTGCTGTTGCAACGACGCCGTTTGCCGCGCAACCGCGAAGCCCCGAAGTCTTTTGCAGTCGCGAGCGGCGCGCGAGTGCCATCGTCCCCTATCGGCACGTCCGTGCCGTCATCCCACTCTGGAGAAACATCATGA